The DNA sequence GCTTGAGCCACTGCCTCCACTTGGCAAAGCGCCATGGTCAGCGTGAGCAGTACCGCGCCCACTTTCAACATAGATTTCATAGTCAGGCCTGAATAACGGACCGATTAAATTCGTGAATAACGGTTGATAACTGCGGTAGTAAATCCGGATCCCGTTCGATCCCGTTTCCCACAACGATCATGTCAGCACCAGCTTTGAGCGCTTCGTATGCTTTTTCGCCCGTATCGATCCCTCCCCCAACAATAAGGGGTGTGTCAATAACTTCCCGAACGGCTGTGATCATAGCGGGTGATACCGGGCGCGCAGCCCCACTGCCGGCATCCAGGTACATAAGCTGTAACCCAAGCATTTCTCCTGCCATAGCCGTGCAGGCGGCCACGCCGGGTTTATCGTGGGGCAGAGGCATGGTGCCACTAATGTAGGAAACGGTCGTCTGCGTGCCACTGTCGACCAGCATATAGCCCGTCGGCAGGATTTCCAAACCACTTTTTTTGAGGAGTGGGGCTGCAATGACATGCTGCCCGATCAGAAAATCGGGGTTGCGACCCGATATGAGTGATAGAAAAAGAACAGCATCGGCCGAGGGCTCGATGTGTAGTGGATTGCCGGGAAAAAGAACAACGGGCGTTGACGAATGTCGACGAATGGTGGCAATGACCTCTTTATGGACGTATTCAGTTACCAGACTACCCCCTACCAGAAAAAAATCAACGGGGTAACTCGCCGTGCGGTTGAGCAGGGATATAAACGAGTCTTGCCCGACCTTATCCGGATCGAGCAAGACAGCAAGCGATTTCTGACCCGACGCCTTACGGCTCCGAAGTGAAATCAACAGGTTGTGTTGTTGCCTTTTCGTGGTATCTGGTTGGCTCAGCGGTTGGATTGATGGCATTATTCTGACGGATGCGGCTCAGAAATCCAGCTAGCTGTTCCCGGGCAATATTGGTCAGGATGGATGTTACCAACCCACCGATCAACCCACTGGCAGCTGCGGACTTTTGCGTTTCTTTCGCCTGTTTCTTAACGGCCTGACGCGTTGACGGACGAGCGGGTGCTTCGTCATCATCGCCATCATACTCACTGTCAAAATCGCGATCCTCTGGCTCACCGTATTTCTCGGCGTAGCGGTACTCATCGGACTTGGGCAGAATAGCATTGGCAACCAAATATACGGCTAAAGCGGCACCCGCTACAAATGCGGCTGTTTTGCCAAGTTCACTGGCCTCGCCTTTCATAGAATCTACACTGTCTGATATCGACGTTTTAAACCGCTCAGTAGCAGCCATTAATTGGGCCCGCCGGGCAGTAGTGTCAGCAAAGGGTACTTTTGGATCTTCCATATGAATGGTATCTACGTACTGTCAATAAAAATTTAATTCTGATTCGTACTTGGTTTATCAATAGGTTCGGGGTGATTGCGGATTCTGCGGAGAGTAACCTTCTTGGTTACCCATCGTTGCGCGCGTTTGGGCCATAAGCTCCTGAACGGCATCTGACTTTTCCTCCACTTTTTTCTCCTGGCTCTTCTTGATCGCACTATAGGCGGCAACCCGAATTTTCGATTTGAAGAAATCTTTACCGGCCATCCAAATTACCGTAAGGATCAGAAAGAAGGCAGCAACGATCAGAAAGCCCAGGTAACGACTGTTCGTCACCTCATTAAGGTAAGCAGCCAGCAGGCTGAACAAGAATATTATGGTCATGGTGCCCAGCAGGGCGAGCACAATACCGTGAACGCCAACGACAACTCCTTCCTCCAGTTTACCACGGGTTTCAAGCGTAAAAAGCTCGATTCGTGCTTCTAAATAGCGGAATATATTTTCCCGAATTTCTTCCAAACGTTCCAGCATGATTGTGAGCATTTTGTTACACAGCTCTGCGGTATCTACAAAAAAGCGTCCATTTTGTTCAAAAAACATACCCTCCCCCTGGCCAGTACGGCTGGTATGTGGCTAACTGCCTTATTTTGAAGGCATCAGCACAACCGGCAAAAAGAATGACTCAAAAAAGACTATCCTGATCAGAAACGGGCGGCTCAATGAGTAATTTACCGGTTGATAAACAGGGACAGGATTGTGGAAAAAACGCTCATTCGAGCGCGCTTATGGATCTTTTTACCCATAGACAATGACTATTCGGCATCATCCGGCCAGTAATACCTGAAGGAGGTCGAAGCGTTTCCGGTACTTTTTGGCACCGGCTTAAACAAAAACAGCCCCGGTAGAAGACTACCGGAGCTGCCTGAAAAGGGTATGTTTGTGTCAGAAGTAACCGCCGTCGATTAATGCGCTAATGACGGAGTAAGAAATCCTGCGTATAGGTTCCTAATTGGACTGACGTAGCTTCGCTTCAATCGTTTGCTGGGTATGAGGTACCGCCCGCAGCCGCTCCTTAGGAATCAGTTTGCCGGTATCCTTGCAGATCCCGTAGGTTCCATTCTTGATACGCACCATAGCTGCATCAAGCTGCTGGGTAAACTTCTGCAAACGGGCTGCCAGCTGGCTCAGATTTTCGCGCTCACTAGTGTCGGCTCCATCTTCCAGCGCCTTTGAGTTACCCGATGTGTTGTCGGTGCCGCTGTCGTTGCGTTTGCTAAGCGTTTCTTTGATATAGTTTAACTCGCTGCGGGTAGCCTCGAGCTTCTGACTAATCAACTCCTGGAACTCCCGAAGATCTTCTTCAGAATATCGTTTTTTCTCTTCCTGAACCATAACGGTTATCTATAAGCAGGTGATTGGCTCAATACAGCTGCAAAATTAACGTATTTCAGGCTGATTTTCAATGTACCTTTCGATAACTTATAAGGCATAGACAATTTTTATCTAACTACAGATAAAACAATTATCCAATTTAAATTCTGCTTTCAGGTTCTGCCGTAACAAACTATTCTGATGTTTTCGGCGAACGTAGACGATTATACGGAAGCACTTTGTTATACTAATCTGAGAAAAAATATACCTTTCATGATATCGTTATTGTTTTGCTAAGTTTGCGACACACTTCATCGCTATTTTTTGTTTACGTACCAAAGTTATGGCTATGGCATATATTGAACCAGCCCCAATAAAAGATAAAGAGAATCCACTTGAGTCAATGATGTCGCGTTTCGACGCGGCAGCCCGTATGCTGGGCATATCAGACGAAATGTACGACATCCTCAAAGTACCGGCCCGCCAGGTCATCGTTGGTCTGCCGGTAACGATGGATAACGGTAGCATTCGGGTTTTTGAAGGGTATCGGGTTATTCACTCCAACATCCTGGGTCCGTCGAAGGGCGGTATCCGGCTTGACCCCGGTGTTCACCTCGACGAGGTTCGGGCGCTGGCCGCCTGGATGACCTGGAAGTGTGCCGTTGTTGACATCCCCTACGGTGGTGCCAAAGGCGGAATTGCCTGTAACCCACGCGAGATGTCGGCGGGTGAAATTGAGCGGCTCATCCGGCAGTATACGGTTGCCATGCTCGACGTGTTTGGCCCTGACCGCGACATTCCGGCCCCCGATATGGGTACCGGTCCCCGTGAGATGGCTTGGATTGTGGACGAATACTCGAAAGCAAAAGGTATGACAGTCAACAATGTTGTAACGGGTAAACCACTGGTACTGGGCGGCTCGCTGGGCCGTACTGAAGCAACCGGGCGGGGTGTTACCGTGGCAGCGCTGGCGGCTATGGACAAGATGCGCATGAATCCGTACCGTACTACGGCGGCTATTCAGGGCTTTGGGAATGTAGGCTCGTTTGCGGCCGAACTCCTGCACGAACGTGGGGTGACGGTGGTAGCTGTGAGTGATATTTCGGGCGGGTATTATAACGCTACGGGTATCGACATAACCGCAGCCGTTGCGTATCGAAACGCTAATAAAGGTACTCTGGACGGCTTTAGCGGTGCCGAGAAGATCTCAAACGAGGAACTGTTGTCGCTGCCGGTCGATGTGCTGGTTCCAGCGGCTAAAGAAGACGTTATAACCGACGATAATGCCGGATCGATCCAAGCTAAGATGATTGTTGAAGGGGCCAATGGTCCTACGTCAGCCTCGGCCGACGAAATCATCAACAGCAAGGGCATTCTGGTCGTCCCTGACATCCTGGCTAACGCGGGTGGTGTGACTGTCTCCTACTTCGAGTGGGTGCAAAACCGGATTGGCTATAAATGGACACTTGATCGCATCAACCGCCGGGCCGACCGCGTCATGAAAGACGCATTCGACCGGGTTTTCGATACCTCTCAAAAGTACCAGGTACCCATGCGGCTGGCGGCTTACATCGTGGCAATTGACAAGGTAGCCAGTACCTATAAATTCCGCGGAGGCTACTGATTTAGCCCAAAAGGTATGATGTGTACTGTATGATGTATAATTTTGCCCGTACTTGATGCATTAAAAATCCATCATACAATACACATCATAAATTTTTGCTATGCGCTTACACCGCGAGGGAAACACGATAATGCTTACAACCGGGCTGGTTCTGCTCACGCTGAATCTGCTCGCCTACTTCTTTTTATTTTCCGATAATTCGACGGCAACGCTGCTGCTGGCCGTAGCCAGTCTTATTTTGTTTGTGCTGGTCGTTCAGTTTTTCCGGATACCCAACCGATTGCTGACAACGGGCGATACGAAGGTTATTGCCCCCGCCGATGGGACGATCGTTGTTATCGAGGAAACGGAAGAAAGTGAGTTTTTCAAGGCGCGCCGTCGGCAGGTTTCCATTTTCATGTCGCCCCTTAACGTACACGTCAATCGCAATCCTGTATCCGGCATCGTTCGCTATTTCAAATATTACCCGGGCAAATACCTGGTTGCCTGGCACCCGAAATCCAGCACCGAAAACGAACGGACAACCGTCGTTATCGAATCGCCTAGCGGTGTTCAGGTACTCATGCGGCAAATTGCCGGTGCTGTTGCCCGACGCATCATCTGGTACGTGAAGGAAGGCCAGCCCGTTGAACAGGGCGATGAAATGGGATTTATTAAGTTTGGCTCCCGTGTGGACGTGTTTCTGCCCCTTGACGCTGAAATACTCGTCAACATTGGCGACCGTACCAAAGGGGGTGTAACTGTTCTCGCTGACCTGAAATAGGGTCAATTGCAGCCTCTACAGTGCAATACTAAGCAGTTCGCCCCGTTCACTCTCCGTAACGATAAGGCCGAGCCCACCCGAGGGGTCAAAAAAGCAGTTGGTTGGATTTTGGCCGGGTAGCTGAATATCCCGGATGTGGTCGCCGTCGATTGATAGAACCCGGACAAGCCCCGCGCCCAATACAGCTACGTATAAGTTTCCGTCGGGTCCCACGGCCATCCCATCAGGGCCGGGTGTATGGGCATTGGCGAGGCCATCGTTCACCTGCGACCATACCCGAATAGTTTCCCAACTCAGCCCTTCATCATCCCAGTACCCTTCCCATATACGCTGGCGATGGGTTTCTGCGATCAGCAGGGTTTTGGTGGTTGGAAAGAAAGCCAGGCCTTTGGGGTATGACAGCCCATCGGCAATTACCTGCACGACACCATCGGTTGTATAGACCGCTACATATCCCGTATCGTCCCCGTCCGGGGAGCCCGGGCAGCTAAAAATCAGATTATTGCGGCTGTCGAACAGCAAGTCGTTGGGACTGCTGAGCGGTATTCCACCGACTGCGTCCACAATCGTTTCAGTTTTTTTCGTATTGATGTGCGTCCGGCGAATCGAGTTCTGACCCGAATCGCAAAACCAAACGTAGTTGTTGTGAATAACGGCCCCGGTCGGACGACCGCCCGTGTGTATACGCAATAGGCTTCCATCCTTATCACGACAGATCAGCCCCTCACCTTCCTGTTCTACACACCAGAGACAACCTGTTTCATCAAATGCAGGTCCTCCCGGAAACTTAAGTCCGTCAACCAGTACACGTACGTTATCCATACTACACAATTAGTTACTCACTACATACGCATTGCCTTCCTCCCCATACACGCAGACCAAAAGCCTGCGGAGCTCACGCTAGGGAAGTTTCTCGTTCCTATTTCGTTGTTTGAGGCTTTAGCAATATCCAGCTTTTAGGCCAGCCCTACCGGTCGCACCGGTTTTGCCGTACATACGTAGAAGAGGACACATGTCTTTTTGTTCAAAAAACTTAGTGATGCCCAAACAAATCAGTACCTGTACATAGAACCCCCGAAATCGCACTCCCGTTATTTACAGCATTATTCTACGATTATTTTGTAGCTTCGTAACATACATAAGCCCCCTAGCTATGACATACGATTACATTATTGTAGGCGCCGGATCAGCGGGTTGCGTACTGGCCAATCGGCTTTCCGCCGACCCGGCCATACGGGTTCTGTTGCTGGAAGCGGGTGGTCCGGACACGAAGCTGGAAGTGCACATTCCGGCAGCTTACTCCAAGCTCCATGGCACGGCCGTAGACTGGGGGTTCTGGACCGAACCGCAAACGGCGCTCAATGGCCGTCGTATGTACCAGCCCCGGGGAAAAACGCTGGGCGGCTGCAGCTCAACCAATGCCATGGCCTACGTGCGGGGCAATCGTCATGATTACAACGATTGGGCTGCCTTAGGCAATCCGGGCTGGAGTTACACTGATGTGCTGCCATATTTTATTCGGTCGGAACACAATGAACAGATCAGCCAGCTCGATGCGCACTACCACGGCCAGAACGGCCCCCTCAACGTAACGTTTGCCACGCGCTTTAGAACACCGCTGGCCGATGCGTTCGTGCGATCATGCCAGCAAACGGGTATTCGACCCAATCACGATTATAATGGGGCTGAGCAGGAAGGAACCGGTTTCTTTCAGTTTACGATCAAGGACGGTAAACGCCATAGTGCCGCTACGGCCTTTCTAAAACCCGCCATGAACCGTCCCAATCTGACGGTGATTACCCACGCCATGACCAAACAGGTCATCCTGAGCCACGATCGGGCTACTGGCGTGGAGTTTGTGACGGGGAAAAATCAGACCCGTATAGCCACGGCTACCAAAGAAGTCATCCTGTCAGCAGGTGCATTCCAGTCACCCCAGCTGCTCATGTTATCCGGCATCGGACCAGCCGACGAACTCCGGCGGGCGGGGATCATGTGCCGGAAAGACCTTCCGGGCGTGGGCCAGAATTTGCAGGATCACCTGTTTTCGGGCGTTAGCAGTTTATGCTCCCAGCGGGGTATCTCGTCGAACTACCACCTCAAGCCCTTTAATCAGCTAAAAGCGCTGGGCCAGTACCTTCTGTCCAAGAAGGGGCCGATGACAATCAGCCCGCTCGAAGCCGTAGCGTTTTTGAAAACGGACCCTACTCAGGAACGGATCGACATGCAGTTCCATTTCGCGCCGGTTCACATGGGCGACGACTACACGGTTGATATGTACGACCTCGCCAGCTGGCCCACCACCGATGGCTACCTTATCCTGCCAACGCTATTGAAACCCAAAAGTGTAGGCTACGTGGGTATACGATCGGCTAATCCCCTCGATACACCGGTGATCCAGCCTAACTACATGGACCACGAAGACGACCGTCAGGTGCTCATCAATGGCATGCGACTGGCACTGGATGTGATGGAAGCCGACGGGTTTGGCCCCTATCGCCAGCGGATTCAAACGCCCATCGCCAGCCGCACCGACGATGTTATCTGGCAGCATATTCTACAGCAGCTGGAGACGGTTTATCACCCCGTTGGGACCTGCAAGATGGGCCCCCAAACCGATGAAATGGCCGTTGTGGGCAGTGATCTGCGGGTTCGGGGTATCGAAGGGCTCCGGGTGGTTGATGCGTCGATTATGCCCACGATCGTATCGGGTAACACAAACGCGCCGGTGCTGATGATTGCGGAGAAAGCCGCCGACCTGATTCTGGGAAATCAGCTGGCTGGCGCGGCCCGGCAAACCGTTTCGCACTAAGGAAAATCAGAGCGCGGTCAGCATGTCGATGTTGCGCTCAACAATCTCAATCACGAGTACGTCGGGGCGCTCGGCTTTTACCTGGCTCAGGTTAAGCCGGGGGCTCCGTACTACGTACATTTCGCGGAAATAGCTCGGCACGAACTGGTTCATGGTGTAGCTGAACGAATCTCCCAATAGGAATAGCTTGGGCGACTGGGTGTTGGCCGTCACGAATCGCTCCGTTGGCAGGTTCGTTTCCGGATTGGGCGTACTCTCCAGCTTTTTGATACGCAGGGGTGCTGGCGGGTCTATCTGGTAATTCACCGAGTCCTGAATTTCCCGGTTCAGCGCCAGTAGAAATACCAGGTCGCCGGGCGAGCCCGCTTTGGGGCGGATTCGGTAGCCAGCCAGCTGGGGCTGCGGCATCTGAGGGAAATCCTGTCGGACCCGTTCAGCCAGCCCCATTGAAGCAATCAGGGAGCCAAAATCATTCCAGTGCGTGTCGGTCTGGCAGTACGTTACGTTGATGGTTTTGGCGGCCCGTAGTTTCTCCCGCACGTCAACGAGTGGAATCGTGGTATGCTGCGCCAGGTGCTGTTTCAGCAAGTCGAAATTGGACGGCGATTTACGTGTTTTCAGGTAATCTGGTACGTTCTCGGGATAGATCGTGTAGGAATCAGGGGCGACCAGTACGTAGAGTTTCGTGCCCTGTTTAGCCAGTTCCTGCTGGTAACCAACCAGCCGCGTGCTGATGGAATCCAGCGTTGCCGTCGAGAGTGGTTTCAGACCCCGGTACTGGTTAACGACCATGTTGTGGCTGTTTCCCGGAAAAAACCAGCCGTTCTTGCCAAGGACAACCTTCTCGGGCAGGGGGGAAACCCCCAGCACCCCGAACTTCCAGTGACTGTACTGATAAAACAGGGCATTCCGCCAGCCGAAATTCTCTTTGTAGTACGTACCAAACTGGCTGATAAATGTCCGGACGTGCGGAAACTCGAACGCAGGGAACGGAGCCAGCAACCGCTTTTCGGTACTCTTAAACCCGGCCGACAAGCCAAGCCACTGATCGAGTGTGGGCAATACCAGCAACGCAATGAACCCTATCCCGGTAGCAAAAAACCGGTAATGTCTGGCGGGTACTTCCTGCCTGGGGGGTAATGGCTCACCAGTGGTCAATGGGCGAACAGATCCCTTCGATGAAGGCATACGAACGAATGTTAGAATCGAAAGTAAATGAAGGGGTTGTAGGTATCGGCTGCCAGGTACATAACGGCCATGATAAACAACCCAAATAAACCAACGGCGTAGAGCGAATCGAGGGCACGACGGGCAACGCTGTAGCCCAGCCGTATCTGCATCTGTTGCCACCCCCGCTGGAACCAATGATAAACGGGCATCGACAGCACAACGCCCAGCAGCAGCGCAGCTACGACTTCGGTGTTCAGTAGAATGACCGGCGGGAACGCTACGTTTACACCGGTTGGGGGTGCCAGTCCCAGCATTTTTTTAAGAAAGGCAAGCCCCTCGGTCAGGGTTTCGGCCCGGAAAAAGACCCAGCCCACCAGCACCACGATGAGCGCGTACAGGTGCGCAATGGGTGCCCAGATTCGCTCCAGCCATTTGCCCAGCCCCGCCCGCTCGATCATCAGGAAAAACCCATGGTATAAGCCCCATACAATAAAACTCCAGCTGGCCCCGTGCCACAGCCCCGTGACCAGAAAAACGATGAGCAGATTGCGGTAGGTCCGCATCTTACTGCCCCGGTTTCCCCCCAGCGGAATGTATACATAATCGCGAAACCAGCTCGATAGTGAAATATGCCAGCGTCGCCAGAAATCCTGGATGGAACGGGCCACGTAGGGATAGTTGAAGTTCTCTTTGAAGTCGAAGCCAACCATTTTGCCCAGGCCAATCGCCATATCCGAGTAGCCGGAGAAATCGAAATAAATCTGAAGGGTATAAGCTATGATGCCCAGCCAGGCCGTAGCGGTTGGGTAACTGTCGGGTGGAGCGTTGAAGACGGTATCGGCCAGTTCGGCAAAGGTGTTAGCCAGCAGGATTTTCTTGGCCAGACCGATGATAAACCGTTCAGCGCCGAGTCCGAATTTCTCAAACGTTGTTGTTCGGTCGGCCAGTTCGGGGGCAATGTCGGCGTAGCGTACGATGGGGCCGGCAATCTGGTGCGGAAACATTGCTACGTAGGTACCGTAGTCCAGAAAGCTCTTGTTAGCCCGGATACGGCCCCAGTAAATATCGAGAGTATAGGAAATGCCCTGAAAGGTGTAGAAACTGATACCGATGGGCAGGGCTATCTGCGCCAGCGTCAGATTTTCGGCGTCGGGCAGTGCAAATGCTTCGGCAAAACCCCGCACGGAGTCAAACAAAAAGTTGGCGTATTTGTAATAAAAGAGCAGCGACAAACTACCCACCAGCGAGAGCCAGAGACCCGCCCGACGACGGCCCCGCTCAATGAGCTGCCCCGCTACGTAGTTGATCAGGGCCGATCCCAATAAGACCAATACAACCGGTCCTTCGCCCCATGCATAAAAAACCAGACTGGCCGCAAACAGGAAGGCATTATGCCAGCGTTTCGGCAGCAGGTAATAGATGAACAGGAATAACGGCAGGTAGAGGAATAAAAAGATTGCCGAACTGAATAGCATGTTATTTTTGTCGGGTATTTAGCGCAAAAATACCCTTTTCACGCAACAAACCCAGAAGGATTGTAGACCGGTGCCTATGAAGTCCGTAATTGAAATTTTATCCAACAGCACGAATGAATGGGGACCCGGAAGCGCGTCAGCGCATTGGCTGGCGGGTGGCTCCGTGGCTACGTGGATCGGCGTCTCGGGTCTGTTGCTGCTGGTGCTGGCTGTTTGCGTGAATCGTAACACGCTGAAATTAGGTCGATTACAACCAATAAGAGCATCCTATGCCCTTGCGTGCCTGATTCTGATTGGTTTCTGTCCACTAGGCTGCGGCCCGATCGATACACTGGAAGATGCGTCGGCCGCCCGCCAGGCAGCCGGTTCAGGTTGCGACCAGCCCGACTGCCTGCCCCTGGCTCCCACCCGCGTCCCGAAGGGAGTGCCCCCCCCACCCGCTCCGCAGGGGCTACCCGTGCCTACGTTCAGCCCCCAGTCGGGCACGCTGGCTTTCGGTACCGGTATAAGCCTGGGTGTTACGACGCTGCCCGTTGGCGCCGTTATCGAGTATTCGTATGATGACGGGAAAACCTGGATACCCGGCGATAAGGCTCCGATTTTGGGCGTACAACCTATCCTGAGCCGTACCCGGATCAACGACCTCACATCCAGTCCCAGCCAGGCTTCCTTCACGCCCTTTTATAAACGCATGATGGTCATTGGCAACAGCATCATGAACCACGGCCCCCTACCCGCCCAGGGTTGGTTCAACAGCAACGGGATGGCAGCGTCGGCACCCGAAAAAGATTATGTCCACCTCCTCACCGCACGCCTGGCCCAGCAGTATCCTCAGGTAACCATGCGGCTGGTATCGGGGGGGGATTTTGAGCGTCAGTTTGGTAAGCCCGACTACAGTATTGATGAATTTAACGAACCCCTGCAACAGTTCAAACCCGACCTGATCATCGTACGGCTGGGCGAAAATGTGGACGAAGGAGACGTATTGAGTCCCCGGAATTTTGAAGCTCAGTACCGTAAACTGCTCGAGCGACTCGCTACCTACACTGGTCAGCCCGTCAAGATCGTGTGCACGACGAGCGTCTGGAAACGCACCCAGACCGACATCGTTATCCGGCGGGTAGCGACGGAGAAAGGTATTACGCTGGTCGACCTGAGTTCGATGGTGGGTCAGGACCAGTTTTTCGCGTTCAATGAGTACAAGGATGCCGCCATTGGTGCCCACCCGAATGACAATGGCATGAAACGCATTGCTGATTTGATCTGGGCCAAATTGCCCTAAAAGACTATTCGAGCCCTGTCTGTGCCCCTGTAGGTCCTTGGTAGCAGTGTCAACGCTGGTGGGCGTTCAACCCGTCACAAAAAAGGCGCTCTCTGTTACAGAGAGCGCCTTTTTTGTGACGTTGGGTCCTTACCCTGACTTCGTCTGAGTATCCGATCAGAAGAAGGACAGGCGTAGTACAAAAGGACTACCGTAAATAGTACGGGCCAGCGCATTATCACTGTAGTTCAGGTTGTAAAGAGCCGTCAGATTTACCCCGAAACGCCTGGATATGGGCTGCATATACGTCAACCCCAGCAATGGAGCGGTCAACGATGCCTGTACACTCCCGCGCCCATCTACCTTCTCCTGAATAGTACTGTTCTCAATTTCACCGTGCAGATACAGGTTCGATATGAGGGAAGGAA is a window from the Spirosoma rigui genome containing:
- a CDS encoding SGNH/GDSL hydrolase family protein gives rise to the protein MKSVIEILSNSTNEWGPGSASAHWLAGGSVATWIGVSGLLLLVLAVCVNRNTLKLGRLQPIRASYALACLILIGFCPLGCGPIDTLEDASAARQAAGSGCDQPDCLPLAPTRVPKGVPPPPAPQGLPVPTFSPQSGTLAFGTGISLGVTTLPVGAVIEYSYDDGKTWIPGDKAPILGVQPILSRTRINDLTSSPSQASFTPFYKRMMVIGNSIMNHGPLPAQGWFNSNGMAASAPEKDYVHLLTARLAQQYPQVTMRLVSGGDFERQFGKPDYSIDEFNEPLQQFKPDLIIVRLGENVDEGDVLSPRNFEAQYRKLLERLATYTGQPVKIVCTTSVWKRTQTDIVIRRVATEKGITLVDLSSMVGQDQFFAFNEYKDAAIGAHPNDNGMKRIADLIWAKLP